In Stenotrophomonas sp. 169, one DNA window encodes the following:
- a CDS encoding type II CAAX endopeptidase family protein, whose amino-acid sequence MTPVALYSPDPARGWLPWAWLTPILMILFNAVPVIALDGWMQAQHWSTPRGDPIGLAGLYALLWIGFAPTLAAVLAWVCFVEGRSLASIGLTGPAPLKTFLRGLAFGIGTIALVVVAIWMAGGMQAAGLGQAWRSPVSLLHIGLLLLSFMFQASVEEVIFRGWMLSVVARKTNVAVAVLLVSLVFCFLHFSPHQPPRVMLGTFLFSLFACAWALRTGNIWGVMGWHAGWNWLLATGFELPVTGIDAHLPALLVALRPQGLDTLTGGAHGPEGSYLCSVFFVAAIAWIQWRKTRGAQNFSPTSR is encoded by the coding sequence ATGACCCCCGTTGCCCTGTATTCGCCCGATCCGGCGCGCGGCTGGCTGCCCTGGGCTTGGCTGACGCCGATTCTGATGATCCTGTTCAACGCGGTACCGGTGATCGCGCTGGACGGGTGGATGCAGGCGCAGCATTGGTCGACGCCGCGCGGCGATCCGATCGGCCTCGCTGGCTTGTATGCGCTGCTGTGGATCGGCTTCGCGCCGACGCTGGCGGCCGTGCTCGCCTGGGTATGCTTCGTCGAAGGGCGCTCGCTGGCGAGTATCGGGCTGACCGGTCCGGCGCCGCTGAAAACGTTCCTGCGCGGACTGGCCTTTGGAATCGGCACGATCGCGCTGGTCGTAGTCGCGATCTGGATGGCTGGCGGCATGCAGGCGGCGGGCTTGGGGCAGGCTTGGCGGTCGCCCGTCAGTCTGCTGCACATCGGTCTGCTCCTATTGAGTTTCATGTTCCAGGCGAGCGTGGAGGAAGTCATCTTCCGCGGCTGGATGCTGTCGGTGGTGGCGCGCAAGACCAATGTCGCGGTGGCAGTGCTGCTGGTGTCGCTCGTTTTCTGCTTCCTGCATTTCAGTCCGCACCAGCCGCCCCGGGTCATGCTCGGCACGTTCCTGTTCTCGCTGTTCGCCTGCGCCTGGGCGCTGCGGACCGGCAATATCTGGGGCGTGATGGGCTGGCACGCGGGGTGGAACTGGTTGCTCGCGACCGGCTTCGAACTGCCCGTCACCGGCATCGATGCGCACTTGCCGGCGCTGCTGGTGGCGCTGCGCCCGCAAGGCCTCGACACCCTGACCGGTGGCGCGCATGGGCCGGAAGGCAGTTACCTGTGCAGCGTCTTCTTCGTCGCCGCGATCGCGTGGATCCAGTGGCGAAAGACGCGCGGAGCTCAGAACTTCTCGCCGACCAGCAGGTAA
- a CDS encoding DMT family transporter yields the protein MNSFGVWDFPLAMVAGMAVTLQTTLNGQLSKGLGGDPVAAAIFSFMVGLLSLTIIGLVRGDTLSLLAGIPAQPAWVLLGGVMGAFALLSNVILVPRIGMAALVGLVIAGQLLSSLAIDHFALLGSAHRPVSIIKLAGALIMMMGLAISLFGERCQD from the coding sequence ATGAACAGCTTCGGCGTTTGGGACTTTCCGTTGGCGATGGTTGCGGGAATGGCCGTCACATTGCAGACAACGCTCAATGGACAGTTGTCGAAAGGCCTGGGTGGCGACCCTGTCGCAGCCGCCATTTTCTCATTCATGGTGGGTCTGTTGTCGCTCACCATCATCGGCCTCGTGCGGGGTGATACGTTGAGCCTGCTCGCAGGCATCCCCGCGCAGCCGGCCTGGGTGCTGCTGGGAGGTGTGATGGGCGCATTCGCATTGCTCAGCAACGTAATCCTAGTACCCCGCATTGGCATGGCCGCGCTGGTGGGGCTGGTCATCGCTGGGCAGCTGCTGTCCTCACTCGCCATCGACCATTTTGCGTTACTGGGTTCTGCCCATCGCCCTGTTTCCATCATCAAGCTTGCAGGTGCGCTGATCATGATGATGGGGCTTGCCATCTCTCTGTTCGGAGAGCGTTGTCAAGATTGA
- a CDS encoding TetR/AcrR family transcriptional regulator, with product MVRRTRAEMEQTRASLISTARRVFSEHGYAATSMDDLTAQAGLTRGALYHHFGDKRGLLAAVVDQIDAETDARLQAISDQMDDPWEGFRQRCGAYLDMALEPDIQRIVLRDARAVLGGASPDSQRYCVTSMQRLIEGLIERGVIAKVDALALASLIYGSLAEAAFWIAEGDDGNVRLVQAKAALDLLLRGLKVA from the coding sequence ATGGTTCGCCGTACCCGTGCAGAGATGGAACAAACCCGTGCCAGCCTGATTTCTACCGCTCGACGGGTGTTCAGCGAACACGGCTACGCCGCGACCTCCATGGATGACCTGACGGCCCAGGCAGGGCTCACGCGTGGCGCGCTGTACCACCACTTCGGGGACAAGCGCGGCCTGCTGGCAGCGGTGGTCGACCAGATTGATGCAGAGACCGACGCACGTCTGCAGGCGATCAGCGACCAGATGGACGACCCGTGGGAAGGCTTCCGTCAACGCTGCGGCGCTTACCTGGACATGGCGCTGGAGCCGGACATCCAGCGCATCGTGTTGCGCGATGCACGTGCCGTGCTGGGCGGTGCCTCACCGGATTCGCAGCGCTACTGCGTGACGTCGATGCAACGGCTCATCGAAGGGCTCATCGAGCGCGGCGTGATTGCAAAGGTGGATGCATTGGCGCTGGCCTCACTGATCTACGGCAGCCTCGCCGAGGCCGCGTTCTGGATTGCGGAAGGCGATGACGGAAACGTGCGCCTGGTGCAGGCGAAGGCAGCGCTCGATCTGTTGTTGAGGGGGTTGAAGGTTGCGTAG
- a CDS encoding MFS transporter, which translates to MATPYRELFDTPGTRALALAGLIARVPLPMTGIGIITLLSAVKGSYALAGAVSAVFVFTYAVVSPQVSRLVDRHGQGRVLPLATAISIAGLLLLAVSTFVQAPDWMLFAGALLAGCMPSVSAMIRARWTALHRGRPQLQTAFALETVFDELSFIAGPPIAVALSIGLLPQAGVLAAAVLLAVGVAALVVQRGTEPAVETNALARGRQRSMITLPGVRWLVLLMLAMGLIVGTIDITSVAFTASLGQPAAASLVLSAYALGSCAAGLLFGARVFPFPLHRLLLWGGVATALTTLPLLYVAAVVPLALAVLVAGLFFAPTMIVAMSLVERQVPAHRVTEGMTWLLAGLNVGVAAGAASSGQAVDRMGPSAGFVVALCAGGLVLISALMASLAVGRLDRVEPIARTVTDAG; encoded by the coding sequence ATGGCAACGCCTTACCGCGAGCTCTTCGACACGCCCGGCACCCGCGCCCTCGCCTTGGCCGGGCTGATTGCACGCGTACCATTGCCGATGACCGGCATCGGCATCATCACCCTGCTGTCCGCCGTAAAAGGAAGCTATGCGCTTGCAGGCGCGGTGTCGGCGGTGTTCGTTTTCACCTACGCCGTTGTGTCACCGCAGGTTTCGCGGCTGGTCGACCGGCACGGACAGGGCAGGGTGCTTCCCCTTGCCACGGCCATCAGCATCGCCGGGCTGTTGCTCCTTGCCGTCAGCACCTTCGTGCAGGCGCCGGACTGGATGCTGTTTGCCGGCGCCCTGCTTGCGGGGTGCATGCCTAGCGTCTCGGCGATGATCCGCGCACGTTGGACCGCGCTGCACCGGGGGCGTCCGCAGTTGCAGACCGCGTTCGCCTTGGAAACGGTGTTCGATGAGCTCAGCTTCATTGCCGGCCCGCCCATCGCGGTTGCGCTGTCGATCGGGCTGCTGCCACAAGCGGGTGTGCTGGCGGCGGCTGTGCTGCTGGCTGTCGGAGTAGCCGCACTGGTGGTGCAGCGGGGCACCGAGCCTGCCGTGGAAACCAACGCCCTGGCACGGGGCAGACAGCGATCGATGATCACCTTGCCAGGTGTGCGCTGGTTGGTCCTGTTGATGCTGGCGATGGGCCTCATTGTCGGCACCATCGACATCACCAGTGTTGCCTTCACTGCATCCCTTGGCCAACCCGCCGCAGCCAGCCTCGTTCTTTCCGCATACGCCCTCGGTTCCTGCGCGGCAGGATTGCTGTTCGGCGCGCGGGTGTTCCCGTTTCCCCTGCATCGGCTGCTCTTGTGGGGCGGCGTCGCCACCGCGCTCACCACGCTCCCGTTGCTGTACGTCGCGGCTGTTGTTCCGCTGGCACTGGCGGTACTGGTGGCCGGTTTGTTCTTCGCGCCGACCATGATCGTCGCCATGTCGTTGGTTGAACGGCAGGTGCCCGCGCATCGCGTTACCGAGGGCATGACCTGGCTGTTGGCTGGCCTGAATGTCGGCGTGGCGGCAGGCGCTGCCTCCTCGGGTCAAGCGGTGGATCGCATGGGGCCGTCGGCTGGGTTCGTTGTTGCGCTCTGCGCGGGCGGCCTCGTCCTGATCAGCGCCCTGATGGCCAGCCTCGCAGTTGGGCGCTTGGATCGCGTTGAACCCATCGCGCGAACCGTCACCGACGCCGGTTGA
- a CDS encoding MFS transporter, whose translation MPTPSSAAAQPLARHPWLAVSAVGLSTFSVVTTEMLPVGLLTPIADALGISAGDAGWLISLPALLAAVCAPLLVIAAGTLDRRLILRALLALLVVANLASALAPGIGSMLAARALVGLCMGGVWAIAGGLAARLVAAHRVGLATSIIFGGVAAASVLGVPLGTMIGEALGWRAVFFAMSAFSALVLLLHLGVMPALPVALGTTARLFLQQLGNRALQVGLLLTLLLVSSHFVVFTFVRPLLAAWSGIDARWMGALLFAYGVAGIAGNFVMGPLAARRTWPAVVALSVGLLLTPLLLLSVGTSFGGAIVVLVVWGLTYGGVSVGLMTWMMKAVPRAMEVAGSLYVGVFNIGIAAGAWAGGWWLDRAGIQGNLWIAAALSLAALILCLIARCLPRAVPWVRG comes from the coding sequence ATGCCCACCCCCTCGTCGGCGGCCGCCCAGCCGCTCGCGCGTCATCCCTGGCTGGCCGTTTCGGCCGTAGGCCTGTCCACGTTTTCCGTAGTCACCACCGAGATGTTGCCGGTGGGATTGCTGACTCCCATTGCCGACGCACTGGGCATCAGTGCCGGCGACGCTGGCTGGCTGATCTCGCTGCCCGCACTGCTGGCGGCAGTGTGTGCACCGTTGCTCGTCATCGCCGCCGGCACGCTTGACCGCCGACTGATCCTGCGCGCACTGCTGGCGTTGCTGGTGGTGGCCAACCTTGCATCGGCGCTGGCACCAGGCATCGGATCGATGCTCGCGGCGCGGGCGCTGGTGGGCCTGTGCATGGGCGGCGTGTGGGCCATCGCGGGCGGGCTGGCTGCACGTCTGGTGGCTGCACACCGTGTCGGCTTGGCGACCTCGATCATCTTTGGCGGCGTGGCGGCGGCCTCTGTGCTGGGTGTCCCGCTGGGCACGATGATCGGCGAGGCGCTCGGCTGGCGCGCCGTATTCTTCGCGATGTCGGCGTTCAGTGCATTGGTGTTGCTGCTGCATCTGGGCGTCATGCCCGCACTGCCCGTAGCGCTGGGTACGACTGCGCGGCTGTTTCTGCAGCAACTGGGCAACCGTGCCTTGCAGGTGGGGCTGCTGCTGACCTTGCTGCTGGTGTCCAGCCACTTTGTGGTGTTTACCTTCGTGCGTCCCTTGCTTGCGGCCTGGTCCGGCATCGATGCACGCTGGATGGGCGCGTTGTTGTTCGCCTACGGCGTCGCAGGGATTGCCGGTAACTTCGTCATGGGCCCACTCGCTGCGCGTCGTACGTGGCCGGCAGTTGTAGCGCTTTCGGTCGGGTTGCTGTTGACGCCGCTGCTGCTGTTGTCCGTTGGTACGTCCTTTGGGGGCGCTATCGTCGTGCTGGTGGTGTGGGGACTGACGTATGGAGGCGTGTCGGTGGGTCTGATGACCTGGATGATGAAAGCCGTCCCCCGGGCGATGGAGGTTGCCGGATCGTTGTATGTGGGCGTGTTCAACATCGGTATTGCGGCCGGAGCCTGGGCGGGAGGCTGGTGGCTGGATCGCGCTGGGATCCAAGGGAATCTGTGGATTGCGGCAGCGCTGTCACTGGCCGCACTGATCCTCTGCCTGATTGCGCGCTGCCTGCCGCGCGCGGTGCCGTGGGTGCGGGGGTAA
- a CDS encoding response regulator — translation MPSSPKPRAAIQTGTASRTLWPLLAVMVFFLASGFLAVKNIHTIREGSALVIRSQETMTALADVLSSVQDAETGQRGYLLTGDDNYLEPYRAALGVASTRLEAVKEALADDPAQRDRLKLLARRVQDKLDELHETIEVRRTQGLEPTLAVVGSNRGKAAMDDIRARLAAMGAVELDKRARRLEEMESAYSAALSSGAASAVLGIVLTIFIAFLLRRHTRARERDAWLQRGRLELATATGGDLDSVALARASLGFLTRFTGAEAGMLFEPATTGFRQIGAVGAASSPDGANVQRDRGSLLGRAVDEKRVLVVSDVPPGYFTVGSGLGQAQPRHLVIAPSIHEGEVSGVIELGFFSAVPAEVVELLELASADMAVALRSAAYRARLSELLAQTQRQTEALQVQSEELKVSNEELEEQSRALRGSQHELEEQQAELEQTNSQLFDQSQQLEEERDKLARANAAILAESHKVQRASQYKSEFLANMSHELRTPLNSALILSKLLGDNRDGNLTAEQVKFARTIHSSGTDLLVLINEILDLSKIEAGHIEVHAERFGVEKLLSGIAALLGPVASEKGLTLDVLMTADCPPVIESDRQRIEQILKNLLSNALKFTEQGGVTVSASASGDGHIVFSVTDTGIGIAPEQQTRIFEAFQQADGSISRRYGGTGLGLSISQELARLLGGDITVESEPGKGSCFRLVVATRLATAARPAVSVAVTAAASARATYVANTPAATPEPRPTSGGGHRADSTERGLILIVEDDIAFGQIVSDLATEMGFRARVAQTAGEALAAARAEPPHAIVLDVGLPDQSGLSVLDVLKRDMHTRHIPIHVVSALDHSRKALSLGAVGFLGKPATRDELADVLLSLERRLSLRPRLVLVVEDDAVQLDAVRELLALADVQTIGARSAAECLQALGEHSFDCMVLDLTLSDASGFELLEMLSAQSAEALPPIIVYTGRVLSTAEEVRLGRYSRSIIIKGARSPERLLDEVTLFLHQVVSELPESKQGMLRTAQHRDTALEGRRVLIVEDDVRNIYALMNVLEPHGCKVTIARNGQEAIDVLTAAVTGPAPIELVLMDIMMPVKDGLTASREIRQDGRFDTLPIIALTAKAMPDDQQQCIQAGANDYVAKPLDVDKLVSLIRVWLTA, via the coding sequence ATGCCCTCCTCGCCCAAACCCCGTGCAGCCATCCAGACCGGAACTGCCTCCCGCACGCTGTGGCCGCTGTTGGCGGTCATGGTGTTCTTCCTCGCCAGCGGGTTCCTGGCGGTCAAGAACATCCACACCATCCGCGAGGGCAGCGCGCTGGTGATCCGCTCCCAGGAGACGATGACCGCTTTGGCGGATGTCCTCTCATCGGTGCAGGATGCCGAAACCGGCCAACGCGGCTATCTGCTCACCGGCGATGACAACTACCTCGAGCCTTACCGGGCCGCATTGGGTGTGGCCAGCACGCGATTGGAGGCGGTAAAGGAAGCCTTGGCCGATGACCCGGCGCAACGGGACCGGCTCAAGTTGTTGGCCCGCAGGGTGCAGGACAAGCTGGACGAACTGCACGAGACGATCGAAGTGCGTCGCACGCAGGGGCTGGAGCCCACGCTCGCCGTGGTCGGCTCCAACCGCGGCAAGGCGGCCATGGATGACATCCGTGCGCGCTTGGCCGCCATGGGCGCAGTCGAACTGGACAAGCGCGCCCGGCGATTGGAAGAGATGGAATCTGCCTACAGCGCAGCGCTGAGCTCGGGTGCGGCAAGCGCCGTGCTGGGCATTGTGCTGACGATCTTCATCGCCTTCCTGCTCCGCCGCCATACGCGGGCACGCGAGCGCGATGCCTGGCTGCAGCGGGGCCGGCTGGAGCTGGCCACCGCCACCGGTGGCGACCTGGACAGCGTCGCACTGGCACGCGCCAGCCTCGGCTTCCTGACGCGCTTCACCGGCGCAGAGGCCGGCATGCTGTTCGAACCGGCAACCACGGGCTTCCGCCAGATCGGCGCGGTGGGCGCCGCGTCCTCCCCCGACGGCGCCAACGTGCAGCGTGACCGCGGCAGCCTGCTCGGTCGTGCGGTGGATGAGAAGCGCGTCCTGGTGGTCTCGGATGTGCCGCCGGGCTACTTCACGGTGGGCTCGGGTCTTGGGCAGGCGCAGCCGCGCCACCTGGTCATCGCTCCGAGCATCCACGAAGGCGAGGTGAGCGGGGTCATCGAGCTGGGCTTCTTCAGTGCGGTACCGGCAGAGGTCGTCGAACTGCTTGAACTGGCCTCCGCCGACATGGCGGTCGCCTTGCGGTCAGCGGCCTACCGGGCAAGGCTTTCCGAGCTGTTGGCGCAGACGCAGCGGCAGACCGAAGCGCTGCAGGTGCAGAGCGAGGAGCTGAAAGTTTCCAACGAGGAACTCGAGGAGCAGAGCCGTGCCCTGCGCGGCAGCCAGCACGAGCTGGAGGAACAGCAGGCCGAGCTGGAGCAGACCAACAGCCAGCTCTTCGACCAGTCACAACAACTCGAGGAAGAGCGCGACAAACTCGCGCGCGCCAACGCCGCCATCCTGGCCGAGTCGCACAAGGTGCAGCGTGCCAGCCAGTACAAGTCGGAGTTCCTGGCCAACATGTCGCACGAGCTGCGCACGCCACTCAACTCCGCGCTCATTCTGTCCAAGCTGCTGGGAGATAACCGCGATGGCAACCTCACCGCAGAGCAGGTGAAGTTCGCGCGGACCATCCACTCCTCCGGCACGGACCTGCTCGTCCTCATCAACGAAATTCTCGATCTGTCCAAGATCGAGGCCGGGCACATCGAGGTGCATGCCGAGCGCTTCGGCGTAGAGAAGCTGCTGTCCGGCATCGCAGCCCTGCTCGGCCCTGTGGCCAGTGAGAAGGGCCTGACGTTGGACGTACTGATGACAGCCGACTGCCCACCGGTGATCGAATCCGATCGCCAGCGCATCGAGCAGATCCTCAAGAACCTGCTGTCCAATGCCTTGAAGTTCACCGAACAGGGCGGCGTGACAGTCTCCGCTTCGGCCAGCGGCGATGGCCACATCGTGTTCTCTGTGACCGACACCGGCATCGGCATCGCACCCGAGCAGCAGACGCGCATCTTCGAGGCGTTCCAGCAGGCTGATGGATCGATCAGCCGTCGCTACGGCGGAACGGGCCTGGGGCTTTCCATTTCGCAGGAGCTTGCACGTCTGCTGGGCGGCGACATCACCGTGGAGAGCGAGCCGGGCAAGGGCAGCTGCTTCCGGCTGGTCGTTGCCACCCGGTTGGCGACCGCAGCGCGCCCTGCTGTCTCCGTAGCGGTCACGGCCGCAGCATCCGCTCGCGCCACGTACGTTGCCAACACCCCGGCGGCGACGCCGGAGCCGCGTCCGACCAGCGGCGGAGGTCACAGAGCCGACAGCACTGAGCGCGGCTTGATCCTGATCGTCGAGGACGACATCGCCTTCGGGCAGATCGTCAGCGACCTGGCGACCGAGATGGGCTTCCGCGCGCGCGTGGCGCAGACGGCAGGCGAAGCGTTGGCGGCTGCGCGCGCAGAGCCGCCGCATGCCATCGTGCTGGACGTCGGCCTGCCCGACCAATCGGGTCTGTCCGTGCTGGACGTGCTCAAGCGCGATATGCATACGAGGCATATCCCCATCCACGTGGTGTCCGCGCTGGATCATTCGCGCAAGGCGCTGTCGCTGGGCGCGGTGGGCTTCCTGGGCAAGCCTGCCACCCGCGATGAGCTCGCCGATGTGCTCCTGTCTCTGGAGCGCCGCCTTTCACTGCGTCCGCGCCTGGTACTGGTGGTTGAAGATGACGCCGTCCAGCTGGATGCCGTGCGCGAGCTGCTGGCCTTGGCGGATGTGCAAACGATCGGTGCGCGTTCGGCGGCGGAGTGCCTCCAGGCGCTGGGCGAACATTCCTTCGACTGCATGGTGCTGGACCTGACACTCTCCGATGCGTCGGGATTCGAGTTGCTGGAGATGCTCAGCGCGCAGAGCGCAGAGGCCCTGCCCCCGATCATCGTCTATACCGGCAGGGTGTTGTCGACCGCCGAAGAGGTGCGACTGGGCCGCTACTCCCGCTCCATCATCATCAAGGGCGCGCGCTCACCCGAACGTCTGCTCGATGAGGTGACGCTGTTCCTGCACCAGGTGGTCAGCGAGTTGCCGGAATCCAAACAGGGCATGCTCCGCACCGCGCAGCACCGGGACACTGCATTGGAAGGACGCCGCGTGTTGATCGTGGAGGACGACGTCCGCAACATCTATGCACTGATGAACGTGCTTGAGCCTCACGGTTGCAAGGTCACCATCGCGCGCAACGGCCAGGAGGCCATCGATGTCCTGACCGCTGCCGTCACCGGTCCTGCGC
- a CDS encoding amidohydrolase family protein, with translation MSTYSRDILQHSASSAEKTLIRGATIISMDPDVGNLVRGNILVTGRTITAVGEHVSAEDAVIIDANDMIAIPGMVDSHRHAWEGQLRRINSNAETLEHYSNATHFSFAKHYRPQDMYVGTLLSALGAIDAGITTVIDNSHNSRTAAHSDAAVDALLDAGIRALHASGAPVSGTWDRAHWPGNLERLQEKYFKDPANELVTLATMANIEPELWAEARRLGIPIVTEFFGEQMGAQLPELHAQGLLGPDNIFNHCTCLKDEGWEILRDAGVHINVCPRSDAHYGIEDGMFAWDAAVRHGLRPGFSVDNETSYSGDMFMEMRVAYYLERVLRVNARPPRTAGTKQDPLNSHRLLEAATLDGAACAGLQDKIGSLKPGKQADIVLFRTGDINLYPSNNAFGTVVHAAERSNIDTVMVGGRVLKRGGEMCGLDLTKLRAAVDESCEHLFSAAGYEPDVFGTSFPALAPN, from the coding sequence ATGAGCACCTACTCGCGAGACATCCTTCAGCATTCCGCATCTTCTGCCGAAAAGACGCTTATCCGAGGCGCAACCATCATCAGCATGGACCCGGACGTGGGCAACCTTGTGCGGGGGAACATCCTGGTCACGGGACGCACCATCACTGCCGTTGGGGAACACGTGAGCGCAGAGGACGCCGTTATCATCGACGCCAACGACATGATCGCCATTCCGGGCATGGTGGACTCCCACCGCCACGCCTGGGAGGGGCAGCTGCGACGGATCAACTCCAACGCCGAGACGCTGGAGCACTACTCCAACGCCACACATTTCTCGTTTGCCAAGCATTACCGGCCGCAGGACATGTATGTGGGCACCCTGCTGTCCGCGCTGGGAGCGATTGATGCGGGCATCACCACGGTGATCGACAATTCCCACAACAGCCGCACTGCCGCGCACTCCGACGCGGCAGTCGACGCGCTGCTCGATGCCGGTATCCGTGCGCTGCATGCATCAGGTGCGCCGGTTTCTGGCACCTGGGACCGCGCACACTGGCCGGGCAATCTTGAGCGCCTGCAGGAAAAGTACTTCAAGGACCCGGCCAACGAGTTGGTCACACTGGCCACCATGGCCAACATCGAGCCGGAGCTCTGGGCCGAGGCGCGCCGGCTGGGCATCCCGATCGTCACCGAGTTCTTCGGTGAACAGATGGGCGCCCAGCTCCCCGAGCTCCATGCCCAAGGCCTGCTTGGACCGGACAACATCTTCAACCACTGCACCTGTCTTAAGGATGAGGGCTGGGAAATTCTTCGCGATGCCGGTGTGCACATCAATGTCTGCCCGCGCTCGGACGCGCACTACGGCATCGAAGATGGCATGTTTGCCTGGGATGCGGCGGTCCGGCATGGGCTGCGCCCTGGTTTCAGCGTCGACAACGAGACGTCCTACAGCGGCGACATGTTCATGGAAATGCGCGTGGCCTATTACCTGGAGCGCGTGCTGCGTGTCAACGCACGCCCGCCACGTACTGCTGGCACAAAGCAGGACCCGCTGAATTCCCACCGCCTGCTCGAGGCCGCCACGCTCGATGGTGCGGCTTGCGCAGGGCTACAGGACAAGATCGGCAGCCTGAAGCCGGGCAAGCAGGCAGACATCGTGCTGTTCCGCACCGGCGACATCAATCTGTATCCGTCCAACAATGCGTTCGGAACGGTGGTGCACGCCGCTGAGCGCAGCAACATCGACACGGTGATGGTCGGTGGCCGCGTGCTGAAGCGGGGTGGCGAGATGTGCGGCCTGGATCTGACCAAGCTGCGCGCTGCGGTGGACGAATCCTGCGAGCACCTGTTCTCTGCAGCCGGCTATGAGCCGGACGTGTTCGGCACGTCCTTCCCCGCACTCGCCCCGAACTGA
- a CDS encoding LysR family transcriptional regulator — translation MDRILAMQVYVRVVEAKSFVRAAEALSLPPSTVTGLIKGLEKHLRVRLLNRTTRSVSPTSDGERYYAQCREILNLIEQAETGLKPAPKDLRGRLRIDMPGGIAHSVILPNLESFRRQYPEIYLMIGVGDRPVDLVQEGVDCVIRTGPLEDSSLVARPLGNFSWITCVAPSYLERYGVPQSLEDLAGHRAVHHFSPGSRGGGNLLFSVDGKRRVVAIDGSVAVNETELYIKLCMQGYGLAQLQRVLVEKQLRDGSLVEVLQQWRPPSVPVSILYPHHRYGSPIVQTFTAWATALFSAKSEKA, via the coding sequence ATGGATCGAATCCTCGCAATGCAGGTCTACGTGCGCGTGGTGGAAGCCAAGAGCTTCGTGCGTGCCGCCGAGGCCCTCTCCCTGCCTCCCTCCACCGTCACCGGTCTGATCAAGGGCCTGGAAAAGCACCTGCGCGTCCGCCTGCTCAACCGGACAACGCGCAGCGTCAGCCCCACCTCGGACGGCGAACGCTACTACGCCCAGTGCCGCGAGATCCTCAACCTGATCGAACAGGCGGAGACCGGCCTGAAGCCCGCGCCAAAGGACCTGCGGGGGCGGTTGAGGATCGACATGCCGGGCGGCATCGCGCACTCGGTGATCCTTCCGAATCTGGAAAGTTTCCGCCGCCAGTATCCCGAGATCTATCTGATGATCGGCGTGGGTGACCGACCGGTGGACCTCGTCCAGGAAGGCGTGGACTGCGTGATCCGGACTGGGCCGCTGGAAGACTCCAGCCTCGTGGCCCGGCCGCTGGGAAACTTCAGTTGGATCACCTGCGTCGCGCCAAGCTATCTGGAGAGATATGGCGTCCCGCAATCACTTGAAGACCTCGCCGGCCACCGCGCGGTCCACCATTTCTCCCCTGGTTCGAGGGGCGGCGGCAACCTGCTCTTCTCTGTCGATGGGAAGCGACGGGTGGTAGCCATTGACGGCTCGGTTGCCGTGAATGAGACCGAGCTCTACATCAAGCTGTGCATGCAGGGATACGGCTTGGCACAGTTGCAACGCGTACTGGTCGAGAAGCAGTTGCGCGATGGCAGCTTAGTCGAGGTGCTGCAGCAGTGGCGTCCGCCGTCGGTGCCGGTTTCGATCCTGTATCCGCATCACCGCTATGGATCGCCCATCGTCCAAACATTCACCGCTTGGGCTACAGCGCTTTTCTCCGCCAAGAGCGAGAAGGCATAG